One window of the Dendropsophus ebraccatus isolate aDenEbr1 chromosome 12, aDenEbr1.pat, whole genome shotgun sequence genome contains the following:
- the LOC138769929 gene encoding ly6/PLAUR domain-containing protein 5-like encodes MASDTVFLGFIISCLLVTGCLCLECYTCNEALNADCSLSEKINCTGDDNVCTSVSFSAQAGNQIENRIVKMCEEGFVTKIRSLSLSYGLQTQASKLSCISSLCNENTIDLSKDVFDNSGTPVSDLQCYSCVSTNQTMCAKDLAEQVKCQSGSDACYEAEGNVTIGSMSFPIFVKQCSVYTDKTNITIDHGWYEMSLNFKYCKNSLCNNNMFSPETTTEAPTANVTSPITDNTDNSTVESETTATTVTTVQNTTSGIGRTHPCYVAVAILPVIITFL; translated from the exons ATGGCATCGGACACTGTTTTCTTGGGTTTCATCATTAGCTGTCTTCTTGTGACCG GTTGCCTGTGCCTGGAGTGTTATACCTGTAATGAAGCGCTGAATGCTGACTGTTCCCTATCAGAGAAGATAAACTGCACCGGAGATGACAATGTCTGTACATCAGTCTCATTCTCAGCACAAGCAG GAAACCAGATAGAGAACAGGATAGTGAAGATGTGTGAGGAAGGTTTCGTGACAAAAATCCGTTCTTTATCCCTCTCTTATGGGCTGCAGACTCAGGCTTCAAAGCTTTCCTGTATCTCTTCATTATGCAATGAGAACACGATCGATCTAAGCAAGGACGTCTTTGATAATTCAG GAACGCCAGTCAGTGATCTCCAATGCTATTCTTGCGTCAGCACCAACCAGACCATGTGCGCAAAAGATTTAGCGGAACAAGTGAAGTGTCAAAGTGGCTCTGACGCCTGTTATGAAGCTGAAGGGAACGTCACTATAG GAAGCATGTCTTTTCCCATCTTTGTTAAACAATGTTCTGTTTACACCGATaagaccaatatcaccattgATCACGGATGGTACGAAATGTCACTTAATTTCAAGTATTGCAAAAACAGCCTATGCAACAACAATATGTTCTCCCCAGAAACGACAACAGAAGCTCCTACCGCAAATGTCACTTCTCCCATCACAGACAACACCGACAACTCCACTGTTGAATCTGAGACCACTGCGACCACCGTGACCACTGTCCAAAACACTACCAGTGGCATTGGGAGAACACACCCATGCTATGTGGCGGTGGCCATTCTGCCTGTTATAATAACCTTCTTGTAA